A window of the Candidatus Paraluminiphilus aquimaris genome harbors these coding sequences:
- a CDS encoding spinster family MFS transporter: MNRESSNYKWFVLGILTLVYTFNFIDRQILVILQEPIKADLGLSDTQLGLLTGFSFAVVYVTAGIPIAWLADRSNRRNIVAASLGIFSVMTALSGLVQNYTQLLLARLGVGLGEAGGSPPSHSMLSDYFPEEKRGTALSIYTTGIYFGIFFGYFAGGWIAESFGWRKAFFIVGIPGIALALLLLLLVREPPRTQPIASTVSSKPRFKETISVLLRRPAFWWIALGCSTASFVGYGNGNFFPSLLIRNYGLSVTEAGIVLGVIGGTTGMLGTFLGGYLADRWGKHDKRWYVRIPLYGLALSFPLSYLTLLGSEPLYVIMAYAPGHILNTLYLGPCIAICHTLVSPAMRASASAVLLFVINMIGLGLGPLFVGALSDAYSAHFGDENLRFAMITSLTLGTSGLFFFWKAQKALLGDIEKAKSLSQDG, from the coding sequence GTGAACCGAGAATCATCGAACTATAAGTGGTTTGTATTGGGAATTCTCACACTGGTCTATACCTTTAATTTTATAGACCGCCAAATCCTGGTCATTTTACAGGAACCCATTAAAGCTGATTTGGGCCTAAGCGATACACAACTGGGGCTACTGACCGGGTTCAGTTTTGCCGTTGTGTACGTGACAGCCGGCATCCCCATCGCATGGCTCGCAGATCGCAGTAATCGTCGCAACATCGTGGCCGCATCGCTCGGTATCTTCAGCGTTATGACTGCCCTCTCGGGCTTGGTTCAAAACTACACTCAATTACTGCTCGCACGGCTTGGCGTAGGTCTCGGGGAAGCTGGTGGGTCTCCACCCTCACACTCAATGCTGAGTGATTATTTTCCCGAGGAGAAACGTGGAACTGCCCTATCCATTTACACCACGGGGATTTATTTCGGTATCTTTTTTGGCTATTTCGCAGGTGGCTGGATTGCCGAAAGCTTTGGTTGGCGCAAGGCCTTCTTTATCGTCGGGATCCCTGGCATCGCACTTGCACTGCTACTTTTACTCTTGGTGCGAGAACCCCCACGCACTCAACCCATTGCGTCGACCGTGTCGTCAAAGCCCCGGTTTAAGGAAACCATTTCGGTCCTACTAAGGCGTCCCGCGTTTTGGTGGATAGCACTGGGGTGTTCTACCGCCTCATTTGTCGGTTATGGAAACGGTAACTTCTTCCCGTCTCTGCTTATTCGAAACTACGGGCTATCGGTGACAGAGGCCGGTATCGTTTTAGGGGTGATCGGTGGCACCACCGGTATGCTGGGAACTTTCTTGGGGGGATACCTTGCCGATCGTTGGGGCAAACACGATAAGCGCTGGTACGTGAGAATCCCACTGTACGGTCTTGCCTTGTCGTTCCCGCTGTCGTATCTCACGCTCCTTGGGAGTGAGCCGCTTTATGTCATCATGGCGTATGCGCCCGGGCACATTCTCAACACACTCTACCTGGGTCCCTGCATCGCAATTTGCCACACGTTAGTGTCGCCTGCGATGCGAGCAAGCGCCTCGGCTGTCTTATTGTTCGTGATCAATATGATCGGCTTAGGCTTGGGGCCACTCTTTGTCGGAGCCTTGTCCGATGCCTACAGTGCGCACTTCGGCGATGAAAATTTGCGCTTCGCAATGATTACCTCACTCACACTGGGTACATCCGGTCTGTTCTTTTTTTGGAAAGCCCAAAAAGCCTTGCTCGGTGATATCGAGAAGGCCAAGAGCTTGTCGCAAGACGGTTGA
- the moaC gene encoding cyclic pyranopterin monophosphate synthase MoaC, with translation MNNEQQLSHLDRRGEAHMVDVGDKQVTQRVAVARSKIRMASQTLIALEASELKKGDALATARIAAIQAAKKTSDLIPLCHPLPITKVSVDLQVDHDLPGIITHVTCKVLGQTGIEMEALTAASVAALTIYDMAKSLDRGMVIEEVVLLEKMGGKSGEWRHDDHS, from the coding sequence ATGAATAACGAGCAACAGTTAAGCCATCTCGACAGGCGAGGAGAGGCTCACATGGTCGATGTGGGCGACAAGCAGGTTACTCAGCGAGTGGCGGTTGCCCGCTCCAAAATCCGCATGGCGTCTCAGACCTTAATTGCCCTCGAAGCAAGCGAATTAAAAAAAGGCGACGCGCTGGCAACCGCAAGAATCGCAGCGATTCAAGCCGCAAAAAAGACGAGTGACCTCATCCCACTTTGCCATCCGCTCCCTATCACAAAGGTGTCGGTCGACTTGCAGGTGGATCATGATCTGCCCGGTATCATTACGCACGTAACGTGCAAGGTGCTGGGCCAGACGGGCATCGAGATGGAGGCGTTGACGGCGGCATCAGTTGCAGCCTTGACCATTTATGACATGGCGAAGTCGCTCGATCGCGGGATGGTGATAGAGGAGGTGGTTTTGCTGGAAAAAATGGGTGGTAAATCGGGAGAGTGGCGGCATGACGATCACAGTTAA
- the moaD gene encoding molybdopterin converting factor subunit 1 has translation MTITVKFFSLIREAVETEQLSLELDASMSTVAGLKETLGARGEAWVEALSHPNLIQAVNQRVVFQEEAINDGDEIAFFPPMTGG, from the coding sequence ATGACGATCACAGTTAAATTTTTTTCGCTTATCCGAGAAGCGGTAGAGACCGAGCAACTTTCGCTCGAGCTCGACGCCAGTATGTCAACCGTTGCCGGCTTGAAAGAAACTCTGGGCGCGCGAGGTGAGGCGTGGGTAGAAGCTTTGTCACACCCAAACCTCATCCAAGCAGTGAATCAACGCGTTGTATTTCAGGAGGAGGCGATTAACGACGGCGATGAGATCGCTTTCTTCCCACCCATGACCGGTGGCTGA
- a CDS encoding molybdenum cofactor biosynthesis protein MoaE, translated as MSVIVTDSDIDPGRLATAFYAHNPHGAVTTFTGFVRDFNAQGSVHTLYLECYVEMAERVLHDLGVEAEQRFGLKSWQIVHRFGCLSGEMPIVFVATSADHRAEAFSACEFVMDTLKTEAPFWKREDFEGEGQWVTVATRDIDRKKRWETKDPSS; from the coding sequence GTGTCGGTTATTGTCACCGATAGCGACATAGATCCGGGCCGTCTTGCTACTGCCTTCTACGCGCATAATCCGCATGGAGCCGTAACCACATTCACTGGGTTTGTTCGCGACTTCAACGCGCAGGGTTCTGTTCATACTCTCTACCTTGAGTGCTACGTGGAAATGGCGGAGCGTGTACTACATGACCTCGGAGTAGAGGCAGAGCAGCGTTTCGGTCTGAAGTCTTGGCAAATCGTCCATCGTTTCGGCTGTCTCTCCGGTGAAATGCCCATCGTCTTCGTCGCCACGAGCGCGGATCACCGTGCCGAGGCCTTCAGTGCCTGCGAGTTTGTTATGGACACACTCAAAACAGAAGCGCCTTTTTGGAAGCGAGAAGATTTCGAGGGCGAGGGGCAATGGGTTACAGTGGCGACACGAGATATTGACCGTAAAAAGCGGTGGGAAACAAAGGACCCGAGTTCATGA
- a CDS encoding NUDIX hydrolase codes for MKFCSNCGAEVERRIPEGEDRERDVCPACHTIHYVNPKIICGCIPTVGDKVLLCKRAIEPRYGKWTLPAGFMENRETTEEGAAREMWEEAEARAVDMSLYRIFDVPHISQVYVFYRCEVLDGEFGAGSESLESKLYAEDEIPWDELAFPVVIEMLREFFEDRKTQDFPIRNSTIRYQHRRSG; via the coding sequence ATGAAGTTTTGTTCCAACTGCGGCGCAGAAGTCGAGCGAAGAATTCCCGAGGGAGAGGATCGCGAGCGCGATGTGTGTCCCGCTTGCCACACCATCCATTATGTCAATCCCAAAATTATCTGTGGCTGCATTCCCACGGTTGGTGACAAGGTGCTTCTTTGCAAGCGCGCAATAGAGCCTCGATACGGTAAGTGGACATTGCCAGCGGGTTTCATGGAAAACCGCGAAACAACCGAAGAGGGTGCAGCGAGGGAGATGTGGGAAGAGGCCGAGGCGAGAGCCGTGGATATGAGCCTCTATCGCATTTTCGACGTGCCTCATATCAGTCAGGTATACGTTTTCTATCGCTGCGAGGTGCTTGATGGGGAGTTTGGTGCCGGTTCTGAAAGTCTAGAGAGCAAGCTTTACGCAGAGGACGAGATTCCCTGGGATGAGCTCGCTTTTCCTGTTGTCATTGAGATGCTGCGAGAATTCTTTGAAGATCGAAAGACGCAAGACTTCCCGATTCGCAATAGCACAATCCGATACCAGCATCGCCGCTCGGGCTAA
- the bcp gene encoding thioredoxin-dependent thiol peroxidase → MALPTTGAPAPEFTLQDHTGTEISLSDYQGEKNVLVYFYPKAMTPGCTVQAQGLRDIAEQLAAHDVVVFGVSPDPVKRLAKFVERDALNFQLLSDEDHSVADAYGAWGPKKFMGKEFDGILRTSYLVDKAGNLCEIINKFKTKDHHEVVLNTLQELGL, encoded by the coding sequence ATGGCTTTACCAACTACCGGTGCACCTGCACCTGAGTTCACACTCCAAGATCACACTGGCACTGAGATTTCACTCTCTGATTATCAGGGCGAAAAGAACGTGCTTGTGTATTTTTATCCAAAAGCAATGACCCCCGGGTGTACGGTTCAGGCGCAAGGTCTTCGTGACATTGCTGAACAACTTGCAGCGCACGACGTGGTTGTCTTCGGTGTCAGCCCCGACCCAGTGAAGCGTTTGGCTAAATTTGTCGAGCGGGATGCGCTCAACTTTCAGCTATTGAGCGATGAGGACCATTCGGTCGCCGACGCTTACGGCGCATGGGGCCCCAAAAAGTTCATGGGGAAGGAGTTCGATGGCATTTTGCGGACCAGTTATCTGGTCGATAAAGCCGGCAACCTCTGTGAGATCATCAATAAGTTTAAGACTAAAGACCACCATGAGGTTGTGCTGAACACCTTGCAAGAACTCGGACTATGA
- a CDS encoding glutathione S-transferase family protein: MIDLFTSPTPNGHKVSIALEEMGLDYEVHTIDLRSGEQKEEPFLAHSPNGRIPAIYDREHDLSIFESGAIMIHLAEKSGKFMPSDVVGRSRVIQWLMFQMGGVGPMMGQANVFFRYFPEKIQPAIDRYQSEGRRLFEVLNTQLGKTEYLAGEYSIADMANWAWVRSYRWSGIEIDGLEHLQRWHKAIKVRPAAEKGITVPVDMRLLRDGNENSKETEDFIKGAQTMVQGLKKD, translated from the coding sequence ATGATCGATCTGTTTACATCGCCAACCCCCAACGGGCACAAAGTGTCGATAGCTTTGGAAGAGATGGGCCTCGATTACGAAGTTCATACGATCGATCTCAGGTCAGGAGAACAGAAAGAGGAGCCGTTTCTGGCGCACTCGCCCAATGGACGGATTCCAGCAATTTATGACCGAGAGCATGATCTTTCTATTTTTGAATCGGGCGCGATCATGATTCACTTGGCGGAGAAGAGCGGCAAATTCATGCCCAGCGATGTGGTGGGTCGTTCGCGCGTTATTCAATGGTTAATGTTTCAAATGGGGGGAGTAGGACCCATGATGGGACAAGCGAATGTGTTCTTTCGCTACTTTCCCGAGAAAATCCAGCCAGCAATAGACCGTTACCAGAGCGAAGGGCGTCGATTATTTGAGGTTTTGAATACGCAGCTGGGCAAGACCGAATATTTGGCCGGCGAATACAGTATCGCGGATATGGCTAATTGGGCTTGGGTCCGTTCCTATCGCTGGAGCGGCATCGAAATCGATGGCTTAGAGCACTTGCAGCGCTGGCACAAGGCAATCAAAGTGCGACCCGCGGCGGAAAAAGGCATAACCGTTCCAGTCGATATGCGATTGTTGCGAGATGGAAACGAGAACTCGAAAGAGACGGAGGATTTCATCAAGGGTGCGCAAACAATGGTGCAGGGTTTAAAAAAGGACTGA
- a CDS encoding exodeoxyribonuclease III, with the protein MFRVITCNTNGIRAAQRKGFFEWLAKQDADVVCIQETKAQEHQLVDEAFRPDGYHCYYNDAEKKGYSGTAVYAKREPSRIETKVGWDPVDSEGRYLRADFEGLSVISLYVPSGSSNEAAQARKDLFMKKFTPHMKALLDEDREFIICADWNTCHQNIDIKNWRSNQKNSGFMPHEREWLTELYDEQGWVDVFRQMTTEPDLYTWWSNRGQAWTNNTGWRLDYMLVTPGLSGTGKAFSILRDERFSDHAPVTIDFEL; encoded by the coding sequence GTGTTTAGAGTAATTACCTGTAATACCAACGGAATTAGGGCTGCGCAGCGAAAGGGCTTCTTTGAGTGGCTTGCGAAGCAAGATGCCGATGTGGTGTGCATTCAGGAAACCAAAGCGCAGGAGCATCAGCTGGTTGATGAAGCGTTTCGCCCTGATGGCTACCACTGTTATTACAACGACGCGGAAAAAAAGGGCTACAGTGGTACCGCCGTATACGCTAAGCGAGAGCCCTCTCGGATTGAAACCAAAGTAGGATGGGACCCCGTCGACTCGGAAGGCCGCTATTTGAGGGCTGATTTTGAGGGCCTGAGCGTCATTTCGCTCTATGTCCCATCGGGCTCGAGCAATGAGGCGGCCCAGGCGCGCAAAGACCTATTTATGAAAAAGTTTACGCCGCACATGAAAGCTCTCCTAGATGAAGACCGTGAATTCATTATTTGTGCCGACTGGAATACCTGCCACCAAAACATTGATATTAAGAACTGGCGCAGCAATCAAAAGAATTCTGGTTTCATGCCGCATGAGCGAGAATGGCTTACCGAGCTTTACGATGAGCAAGGCTGGGTTGATGTGTTTCGCCAAATGACCACAGAGCCCGATCTCTACACTTGGTGGTCGAATCGTGGTCAGGCGTGGACGAATAATACGGGTTGGCGACTTGATTATATGCTTGTGACGCCCGGATTATCCGGAACCGGTAAGGCTTTCTCGATACTCCGAGATGAGCGTTTTTCTGACCACGCACCGGTTACCATTGATTTTGAGCTCTAA
- the yajC gene encoding preprotein translocase subunit YajC, with product MFISQAHAQAGTPPPAGGEWFLPVMMIGLLVFMYFTTIRPQRKRQKEHAELVSSLGKGDEVLMSSGMMGKIVGLSELYVVVNVSDKVDLKFQRTHVTATLPKGTIKNLGA from the coding sequence ATGTTTATTAGCCAGGCACATGCGCAAGCAGGTACACCGCCACCGGCAGGCGGGGAGTGGTTCCTTCCGGTCATGATGATCGGTTTGTTGGTTTTTATGTATTTCACGACCATCAGACCGCAGCGCAAGCGCCAAAAGGAACATGCGGAATTGGTGAGCTCATTGGGTAAGGGCGACGAAGTCCTAATGAGTTCTGGGATGATGGGTAAAATTGTTGGCTTATCTGAGCTCTACGTGGTTGTTAACGTGTCCGACAAAGTTGATCTCAAGTTTCAGCGAACGCATGTCACTGCCACACTACCCAAGGGCACGATTAAGAATTTAGGGGCGTAA
- a CDS encoding D-cysteine desulfhydrase family protein, with translation MPSPFQCLHRASERWGNGRRIWCKRDDLTGSLLTGNKVRKLEFLAADAINRGCTVLVTAGALQSNHCRATAAVAAQLGLKCELILRGHEQELSGNYLLSRLLDAEITYVSRGTTGDEMTSYLADAQDRWARRGEKALTIPIGGSDAMGIWGYISAVEELMSDMHRHSLQRAAIVHATGSGGTQAGLNAGVLLHGVDADVISYAVCDDEAYFNDKAQADWDNLRANRTDLPNKPIKTLTNDQYIGPGYGKAGEEVFDTLAELARLEGIALDPVYTGKAFYGLVTDLAKQSFASESPDIIFMHTGGVFGIFPHASEVEAALGRA, from the coding sequence CTGCCGTCACCCTTTCAGTGCTTGCATAGAGCCTCAGAGCGGTGGGGGAACGGGCGACGTATTTGGTGTAAGCGTGATGATCTCACGGGGTCTCTGCTCACCGGCAATAAGGTTAGGAAGCTGGAATTCCTTGCTGCGGACGCGATTAATCGAGGTTGTACTGTTTTAGTCACTGCAGGCGCACTGCAAAGCAACCATTGTCGCGCAACAGCTGCGGTTGCGGCACAGCTAGGACTTAAGTGTGAACTGATATTGCGAGGACATGAGCAGGAGCTTAGCGGCAATTATTTGCTTAGCCGACTGCTTGATGCGGAGATAACCTATGTCTCTCGGGGGACCACGGGTGACGAGATGACGTCGTATTTGGCGGACGCTCAAGACAGGTGGGCTAGGAGAGGTGAGAAAGCACTGACAATACCGATCGGCGGCAGTGATGCGATGGGCATCTGGGGTTATATCTCAGCGGTAGAGGAGCTGATGTCCGATATGCACAGGCATAGCTTACAGCGGGCCGCAATCGTTCATGCGACGGGTTCAGGCGGCACACAGGCAGGGTTGAACGCGGGTGTGCTGTTACATGGTGTAGACGCCGATGTGATCAGCTATGCGGTCTGCGATGACGAAGCCTATTTCAATGACAAGGCGCAGGCGGATTGGGATAATTTACGTGCCAACCGAACCGACCTGCCTAATAAGCCAATTAAGACGCTCACAAATGATCAATATATCGGTCCAGGCTATGGCAAGGCAGGTGAGGAAGTATTCGATACGCTCGCCGAGCTTGCGAGGCTCGAAGGCATAGCACTTGACCCGGTCTACACAGGGAAAGCGTTTTATGGTCTGGTCACCGATTTGGCGAAGCAGTCTTTCGCATCAGAGTCCCCAGACATCATTTTTATGCATACGGGAGGGGTATTCGGTATCTTTCCTCATGCATCGGAAGTTGAGGCCGCACTGGGGCGAGCCTGA
- a CDS encoding alanine/glycine:cation symporter family protein encodes MLETIIRDVNAVAWGLPMLILLLGTGIYLTLGLGFMTLRKVPRAVSLLFSGVSGRGEGDIVPFKALMTSLSATIGTGNIAGVATAITLGGPGALFWMWITALFGMATKYAEGVLAVRYREQDDQGSYSGGPMYYIRNGLGERYGSFATGLAFAFALFGATAGFGLANTVQSNSVAQVLTDNAGIPWWITGVVLMLLVGAVILGGIKRIADTAGAVVPAMAISYILMSLIVILMNISDVPAAFSTIIDSAFNGASAAGGFAGATVWAAIRFGVARGIFSNEAGLGSAPIAHAAAKTDEPVEQGLVAMLGTLIDTLIVCTMTGLVIVLTGVLDSGVSGASLTSMAFGAVLPGGEWVVTVGVVVFATTTMMGWAFYGERCVVYLFGTRGIMPFRVLWVLAIPVGAGADLGLIWLVADTLNAFMAIPNLVGLLLLSPVVFALTREYFGRKPSGDTVKG; translated from the coding sequence ATGCTTGAGACAATTATCCGTGACGTGAACGCAGTGGCTTGGGGGCTTCCCATGCTGATTTTACTATTGGGCACGGGTATTTATTTAACCCTTGGGCTGGGTTTCATGACCTTGCGCAAAGTGCCGCGCGCCGTCTCTCTTTTGTTCTCAGGTGTGTCCGGTCGAGGTGAGGGCGATATTGTCCCGTTTAAGGCGCTAATGACATCACTGTCGGCGACCATCGGTACCGGTAACATTGCGGGTGTTGCCACGGCGATTACATTAGGTGGTCCTGGGGCATTGTTTTGGATGTGGATTACGGCGCTCTTCGGCATGGCAACCAAATACGCTGAGGGTGTTTTGGCCGTCCGCTACCGGGAGCAAGACGATCAGGGTAGTTACTCCGGTGGCCCTATGTACTACATACGAAATGGCCTAGGAGAGCGCTACGGGTCATTTGCAACGGGCCTCGCCTTCGCGTTTGCCCTGTTTGGTGCCACGGCAGGTTTCGGCCTCGCCAACACGGTGCAGTCTAACTCCGTCGCGCAGGTCCTTACGGACAACGCAGGTATTCCCTGGTGGATTACCGGTGTCGTCCTTATGTTGTTAGTAGGAGCCGTTATTTTGGGCGGTATCAAGCGAATTGCTGATACGGCCGGAGCTGTTGTCCCGGCCATGGCCATTTCGTACATCCTTATGAGCCTTATCGTCATTTTGATGAATATTTCTGATGTCCCCGCTGCCTTCAGCACGATCATTGATAGCGCCTTTAATGGTGCTTCAGCCGCAGGTGGTTTTGCTGGCGCTACTGTGTGGGCAGCCATCCGTTTTGGGGTGGCACGCGGAATTTTCTCTAATGAGGCGGGCCTTGGAAGCGCCCCGATAGCCCATGCGGCGGCCAAAACAGATGAGCCAGTCGAGCAGGGACTCGTGGCTATGCTGGGGACGCTAATTGATACCTTGATCGTCTGCACGATGACGGGTCTCGTCATTGTCCTAACAGGCGTGCTCGATTCAGGTGTGTCAGGTGCTAGCCTGACATCGATGGCCTTTGGAGCCGTTTTGCCGGGCGGAGAGTGGGTCGTCACCGTTGGTGTCGTCGTGTTCGCCACGACAACCATGATGGGATGGGCATTTTATGGTGAGCGCTGCGTTGTCTATCTCTTTGGTACCCGAGGAATTATGCCTTTTCGTGTGCTTTGGGTTCTGGCGATCCCGGTTGGGGCCGGCGCTGACTTAGGTTTGATTTGGTTGGTCGCTGACACGCTCAATGCATTCATGGCCATACCCAATCTGGTGGGTCTCTTACTCCTGTCACCGGTGGTCTTCGCCTTAACGCGCGAGTATTTCGGACGTAAGCCATCGGGCGACACAGTGAAGGGTTGA
- a CDS encoding 5'-nucleotidase: MVNLAPEKLVIAISSRALFDLDAEHLVFEKQGLEAYASYQIEHEDKPLERGQAFTLAKKLLALNETLEAPLGVEIVLLSRNSADTGLRIFNSIEHYNLPITRAAFCGGESPWRYIQAFGCHLFLSSEPDDVRKALENNVAAATLVSKPVTESDDAVIRFAFDGDAVLFSDEAEKVYKAEGLEAFTKSEREQRNQPLTGGPFKSFLSALHLLQKSLPEESPLIRTALVTARSAPAHERVIRTLRAWDVRLDESIFLGGLPKVEFLKAYDADVFFDDQETHCHLAADHVATGHVPHGVANEP, from the coding sequence ATGGTAAATCTCGCACCCGAAAAACTCGTCATCGCCATTTCTTCGCGCGCCTTGTTTGACTTGGACGCAGAGCACCTCGTTTTCGAGAAACAGGGGCTTGAGGCCTATGCTAGCTATCAAATAGAGCATGAGGACAAACCGCTTGAGCGTGGCCAGGCGTTTACCCTTGCCAAAAAACTCCTGGCACTCAATGAGACCCTAGAGGCTCCCCTTGGTGTAGAAATCGTTCTACTTTCGCGAAATTCAGCTGATACAGGTCTGAGAATATTCAATTCGATTGAACACTATAATCTACCCATTACCCGCGCGGCCTTTTGTGGTGGCGAGTCGCCTTGGCGGTATATACAGGCGTTTGGCTGCCATCTTTTTCTATCATCTGAGCCCGATGATGTGCGAAAGGCGCTAGAAAATAATGTTGCCGCTGCCACCTTGGTCTCTAAGCCTGTGACAGAGTCCGATGATGCGGTTATTCGATTTGCCTTCGATGGCGATGCGGTGCTTTTTTCGGATGAGGCCGAGAAGGTTTACAAAGCTGAGGGGTTAGAGGCGTTCACGAAAAGTGAGCGGGAGCAGAGAAACCAACCCCTTACCGGCGGACCTTTTAAAAGCTTTTTAAGTGCGCTTCACCTCCTTCAAAAATCCTTGCCGGAGGAATCACCATTGATTCGAACGGCGCTTGTCACGGCCAGGTCGGCTCCTGCACATGAGCGGGTAATACGAACCCTGCGCGCGTGGGACGTGCGACTCGACGAATCGATTTTTCTCGGTGGATTACCAAAAGTTGAGTTTCTTAAAGCCTACGACGCCGACGTCTTTTTTGATGATCAAGAGACGCACTGCCATTTAGCGGCGGACCATGTGGCCACGGGTCATGTACCTCACGGTGTTGCCAACGAGCCTTAA
- the cysB gene encoding HTH-type transcriptional regulator CysB — MKLQQLKYIWEVAHHDLNVSATAQSLFTSQPGISKQIRLLEGELGVEIFSRSGKHLTHITPAGEAIIEMAGEILRQTESIRRIAQDHSDNVSGSMSLATTHGQARYVLPDSISRFSVEHPDVSLEMRQGSPQQIAEMAAKGSVDFAIATEALQQYASLVTLPFFRWSHCVVVPSGHPLAEADSPTLEQIARYPLITYTEGFTGRFRIDEGFQARGLTPNYVVTAADADVIKTYVRRGLGVGIISTMAYEQHSDADLIKIGSPNYFASLLSCIAFRRGTFLRGFMFAFIEQLAPHLTADIVNHAMAIADPEERNEFCARLEVPRI, encoded by the coding sequence ATGAAGCTACAGCAGCTGAAGTACATTTGGGAAGTCGCGCATCACGACCTAAACGTTTCCGCAACCGCTCAGAGCTTATTTACCTCTCAACCGGGAATCAGTAAGCAAATTCGATTGCTCGAGGGTGAACTGGGCGTAGAAATTTTTTCGCGCAGTGGAAAACACCTCACGCACATTACGCCGGCGGGAGAGGCGATCATCGAGATGGCGGGCGAGATCCTTCGTCAGACCGAGTCCATAAGACGGATAGCGCAAGATCACTCTGACAATGTTTCAGGCAGTATGTCGCTCGCCACAACCCACGGTCAGGCGCGTTATGTCTTGCCCGATTCGATTTCCCGATTCTCCGTTGAGCACCCCGATGTCTCGCTCGAAATGCGCCAAGGGAGCCCGCAGCAGATCGCCGAAATGGCTGCGAAAGGGAGCGTGGACTTTGCTATTGCAACCGAGGCATTGCAGCAATACGCGTCTTTAGTGACCTTACCCTTCTTTCGCTGGTCGCACTGCGTAGTGGTGCCCAGTGGCCATCCGCTTGCAGAGGCTGATTCGCCGACGCTCGAGCAAATTGCACGCTATCCGTTAATTACCTACACAGAGGGTTTTACTGGGCGGTTCAGAATCGATGAGGGATTCCAAGCGCGTGGCCTGACACCGAACTATGTTGTGACCGCAGCTGATGCAGATGTCATTAAGACGTATGTCCGCAGAGGGCTTGGTGTAGGCATTATTTCGACTATGGCTTATGAGCAACACAGTGACGCCGATCTTATAAAGATAGGCTCTCCCAATTACTTCGCCTCTTTGTTGTCTTGCATTGCATTTCGCCGCGGGACTTTCCTGAGAGGATTTATGTTCGCGTTTATCGAGCAGCTTGCGCCTCACTTAACGGCCGATATTGTCAACCACGCAATGGCTATTGCTGATCCCGAAGAGCGTAATGAGTTTTGCGCAAGACTCGAAGTTCCACGCATTTAG